A section of the Clostridium sp. TW13 genome encodes:
- a CDS encoding YitT family protein, whose amino-acid sequence MKKKVVKDYLMITLGVILTAIAVEYFLAPNKLAAGGVTGLAIVVNHFFPFISNGTIVFIVNLVLFGVAFVVIGGNFGAKTLYASFGLSVVMWIIEKFFNPVAVSKDLIIATIFGTLISAVGMSIVFNYNASTGGTDILAKILNKIFHIAIGKALLIVDFLITLGAIKAFGIDAALYALLSVIILGVTIDRFIEGINTVKEVTVISTKQDEIRAFIIDDLERGCSLVRGIGGYKNSEILVLYTVLGRNEFIKLKDFIKERDPRAFITVNEVHEVLGEGFKELDDTI is encoded by the coding sequence ATGAAAAAGAAGGTTGTTAAAGATTATTTAATGATAACTTTAGGTGTGATTTTAACTGCCATAGCAGTAGAATATTTTCTAGCACCTAATAAATTAGCTGCAGGTGGTGTAACAGGGTTGGCTATAGTAGTAAACCATTTCTTTCCGTTTATATCTAATGGAACAATAGTTTTTATAGTTAATTTAGTTTTATTTGGTGTAGCATTTGTTGTTATTGGTGGTAACTTTGGAGCTAAAACACTATACGCCTCATTTGGATTATCTGTTGTTATGTGGATAATAGAAAAGTTTTTTAATCCTGTTGCTGTAAGTAAAGATTTAATCATTGCAACTATTTTTGGAACACTAATTTCTGCTGTAGGCATGTCAATAGTATTTAATTATAATGCATCTACAGGAGGTACAGATATACTTGCAAAGATTTTAAATAAAATTTTTCATATAGCTATTGGAAAGGCACTTTTAATAGTAGATTTTTTAATAACATTAGGAGCTATAAAGGCATTTGGAATAGATGCGGCTTTATATGCTTTGCTATCAGTTATTATTTTAGGTGTGACAATAGATAGATTTATTGAAGGTATAAACACAGTTAAGGAAGTAACTGTAATAAGTACAAAACAGGATGAAATCAGAGCTTTTATAATAGATGACTTAGAAAGAGGTTGCAGTTTAGTAAGAGGTATTGGCGGCTATAAGAATTCTGAGATATTAGTGCTTTATACAGTATTAGGTAGAAATGAATTTATAAAGTTGAAAGATTTTATAAAGGAAAGAGATCCAAGAGCTTTTATTACAGTAAATGAAGTACATGAAGTTTTGGGAGAAGGATTTAAGGAATTAGATGATACAATTTAA
- a CDS encoding transketolase family protein, producing MGTKIATREAYGKALAKLGMENEKIVVLDADLSKSTKTADFKGVCHDRFINMGIAEANMMGVAAGLSTCGKIPYVSTFAMFAAGRAFEQIRNSICYPNLNVKICATHAGLTVGEDGASHQAIEDLSLMRSIPNMTVINPSDAVETEAVIRAIAAYNGPCYVRLGRMAVETINDENNYKFEIGKGVELRSGNTATIIATGIMVEAALKAEESLRAEGIDVRVINIHTLKPIDKEIIVKAAKETKFIVTAEEHSIIGGLGSAVAEVVTEEQPTKVIRIGVKDVFGESGKPDELLKEYGLTSQDIINTVKKELR from the coding sequence ATGGGAACTAAAATTGCTACAAGAGAAGCTTATGGAAAAGCTTTAGCTAAATTAGGAATGGAAAATGAAAAAATAGTTGTACTTGATGCGGATCTTTCTAAATCTACAAAAACAGCAGACTTTAAAGGTGTATGCCATGATAGATTTATAAATATGGGAATTGCAGAAGCTAATATGATGGGAGTAGCAGCAGGATTATCAACATGCGGAAAAATACCTTATGTAAGTACATTTGCTATGTTTGCAGCAGGTAGAGCATTTGAACAAATTAGAAATTCAATTTGCTATCCAAATTTAAATGTGAAAATATGTGCCACTCATGCAGGGTTAACAGTAGGAGAGGATGGAGCATCTCATCAAGCTATTGAAGATTTATCATTAATGAGAAGTATTCCAAATATGACGGTAATCAATCCATCAGATGCAGTAGAAACAGAAGCAGTGATAAGAGCTATAGCTGCATATAATGGACCATGTTATGTTAGACTTGGTAGAATGGCTGTAGAAACAATAAATGATGAAAATAACTACAAATTTGAAATAGGAAAAGGTGTTGAACTTAGAAGTGGAAATACTGCTACTATAATCGCAACTGGAATTATGGTAGAAGCAGCACTTAAGGCTGAAGAAAGTTTAAGAGCGGAAGGAATAGATGTAAGGGTAATTAATATTCATACATTAAAACCTATAGATAAAGAAATAATTGTTAAGGCTGCAAAAGAGACTAAGTTTATAGTTACGGCTGAAGAACATAGCATTATTGGTGGTTTAGGTTCAGCTGTAGCTGAAGTTGTTACTGAAGAACAACCAACAAAGGTTATAAGAATAGGTGTAAAAGATGTTTTTGGTGAGAGTGGAAAACCAGATGAACTTTTAAAAGAGTATGGATTAACCTCACAGGATATAATTAATACAGTAAAAAAAGAATTAAGATAA
- a CDS encoding transketolase has translation MNVKELKDMAVVVRKDIITMLTESASGHPGGSLSAADIVTTLYFKEMNVNPNDPKMEDRDRFVLSKGHAAPVLYSALARKGFFDIKELHTLRKIGSKLQGHPNMNDVPGIDMSTGSLGQGISAATGMAIAGKLDKKDYRVFALLGDGELEEGQVWEAAMSAAHYKLDNLTAFIDSNGLQIDGKVEDVMNPGPIDKKFEAFGWNVLNIDGHNIEAIIEAIDVARSTKDKPTAIVCHTIKGKGVSFMENEASWHGTAPSKEQCEKAISEIGGEN, from the coding sequence ATGAATGTTAAAGAATTAAAGGATATGGCAGTGGTAGTACGTAAAGATATTATTACAATGCTAACAGAATCAGCTTCAGGACATCCAGGTGGTTCATTATCTGCTGCGGATATAGTAACTACATTATATTTTAAAGAAATGAATGTTAATCCAAATGATCCAAAGATGGAAGACAGAGATAGATTTGTACTTTCTAAGGGGCATGCAGCTCCAGTATTATATAGTGCATTAGCAAGAAAAGGGTTTTTTGATATAAAAGAATTACATACTCTTAGAAAAATAGGTTCAAAGCTACAAGGGCATCCAAATATGAATGATGTACCAGGAATAGATATGTCTACAGGGTCATTAGGTCAAGGAATATCTGCAGCAACAGGAATGGCTATAGCAGGTAAGCTTGATAAAAAAGATTATAGAGTGTTTGCATTATTAGGTGATGGAGAATTAGAAGAGGGTCAAGTTTGGGAGGCAGCAATGTCTGCAGCTCATTATAAATTAGATAATTTAACTGCATTTATTGACTCTAATGGGTTACAAATAGATGGGAAAGTGGAAGATGTAATGAATCCAGGTCCTATAGATAAGAAGTTTGAAGCTTTTGGATGGAATGTTTTAAATATAGATGGGCATAACATTGAGGCAATAATAGAAGCTATAGATGTAGCTAGAAGTACAAAAGATAAACCAACAGCAATAGTTTGCCATACAATTAAGGGCAAAGGTGTATCTTTTATGGAAAATGAAGCTTCATGGCATGGTACAGCACCAAGTAAAGAACAATGTGAAAAAGCAATAAGTGAGATTGGAGGAGAAAATTAA
- a CDS encoding type II toxin-antitoxin system PemK/MazF family toxin produces the protein MAIISNVKRGDIFYADLSPVVGSEQGGIRPVIIIQNNIGNRYSPTVIVAAITSQINKAKLPTHVEISSEEYGLNRDSVVLLEQIRTIDKKRLKEKIGHMTDSDMKKVDKSLLISLGLV, from the coding sequence ATGGCAATAATATCTAATGTAAAAAGAGGAGACATATTTTATGCAGATCTTAGTCCAGTGGTAGGCTCAGAGCAAGGCGGTATTAGACCTGTTATTATAATACAAAATAATATAGGTAATAGATATAGCCCTACTGTTATAGTAGCAGCTATTACATCACAAATAAATAAGGCTAAGTTGCCTACGCATGTGGAGATATCTTCAGAAGAATATGGACTCAACCGAGACTCTGTAGTTTTATTAGAGCAAATTAGAACTATAGATAAAAAGAGATTAAAAGAAAAGATTGGTCATATGACTGACAGTGATATGAAGAAAGTGGACAAGAGCTTGCTGATTAGTTTAGGATTAGTCTAA
- a CDS encoding germination lipoprotein GerS-related protein: MKKYRIPLIILLIVVSIFGALAIYQKIFKQTPENILDKFKSIKCYSCDVEYLIINSRGEVKQKANLTSTNSGKEIVLNFEDGRSQVYKNNEIIISNKLTNEKFTVKNSFDKMYKLAFVENIRENILLNGENMKKSYTEGNNMGFMQVEYNLFDNNKELNKCKMFINSDSKTLTKLIIYDDANKERVVVTYSNFKVQKYI; this comes from the coding sequence ATGAAAAAATATAGGATACCGTTAATAATACTATTAATAGTAGTATCAATATTTGGAGCATTAGCTATTTATCAAAAAATATTTAAGCAGACTCCAGAAAATATTCTTGATAAGTTCAAAAGCATAAAGTGCTATTCTTGTGATGTGGAATACTTAATTATTAATTCACGTGGAGAAGTTAAACAGAAGGCAAACCTAACGTCTACAAATTCAGGAAAAGAAATTGTACTTAATTTTGAAGATGGTAGAAGCCAAGTATATAAAAATAACGAAATAATAATTAGCAATAAGCTAACAAATGAGAAGTTTACTGTGAAGAATAGTTTTGACAAAATGTACAAACTTGCATTTGTAGAAAATATAAGGGAGAATATTTTGCTTAATGGAGAAAACATGAAGAAGAGTTATACAGAAGGAAATAATATGGGATTTATGCAAGTTGAGTATAACTTGTTTGATAATAATAAAGAGTTAAATAAATGCAAGATGTTTATAAATTCAGATTCAAAAACACTAACTAAATTAATTATATATGATGATGCAAATAAGGAGAGAGTAGTAGTTACATATAGTAACTTCAAAGTACAAAAGTATATTTAA